The genomic DNA GTGGAAGTCCCACCCCTTCTCGGTGGCGGCGAGGACCTGCTCGGCCGTCTCTCGCTCCACCTCCTTATAGAAGTGCACCAGCACCGGATGGGTCTTGGAGCGAATCGAGAAGGGGAACATCTCCTGGAGGTCGGGCCGTCCGCAGATGGCCGTGCCCTCGGGCAGGGGATGCGTGTAGTTCAGGTCCTCCACGGGGGGAGTCGGTTGCGGCTCCGGCTCGGTGGAACCGCATCCCGAGGCCAGGACGAACATCAATCCCCACCCCAGCCCCCGGGACCGGAGCGACGAGGCGAGAGAGCATGAAACGGGGGGCGAAGCGGAAAAAAGAGACATGGGTTCTCCATCCGCTCCCGTGGAACGGAATGGGAGCGCGGAGAACCTAGCGCCCGGGTCGGACAAGACAGAAGAAACCCGTGAAGCCCGAGGGCCGCTACCGGCCCGGTCCCCGCTGTAGCAGGTTCATGCGCTGCCGGGCCCCCCGGTTCTGGGGATCGAACCGCAGGGCCTCGTCCAGCCGCTCCCGGGCCCGGGACATGTCGCCCTGGCGCGCATACGCATCGGCCAGGAGGACCAGCACGCTGGTGTTGTAGGGCTGCAGGTCCAGGGAGCGCTCCAACTGCCGTGTTCCCGTGGCCAGGTCGCCCCGGCGCAGCGCGAGCTGGCCGAGCACGATGTGTGGCACGGGCAGCCCCTCGGAAGCGGAATCGCTCGCCAGGGACTCCAACACCCGTGTCCCCCGCGCATCCCCCGCTCCGGCGAGGGCGATGGCCGCGGCCTGCCGCACCCAGAGCGATGAATCATCGAGGAGCGGCGCGAGCACGTCCGCCACCTCGCGCACGCCCGTGGAGGCCAGCGCCGAGACGAGATCCGAGCGCAGGCCGGAGTCCCGGGCCGTCACGAGCGCCGCCTTCAACGCGGGCACCGCGTCCCGGCGGAAGCGCTGGGCCAACAAGCGCGCCGCCGCGCCGCGCAGGGAGGGCGCCTCCTTCGTGTCCGCCACCACCTGCTCCAGCGCCGGCCGGCTGTCCGCGGCGGTCTTCACGGCCAGCGCGTCCGCCAGCCGCGTCCGCCGGGCCTGCCGCGTCTTCGCCCGGGGCCACCACTTCGCCAGCGCGGCGTCCATGGCCTCGGGCGAGGCCTGGGCATGCGTGTGACAGGCGTTGCACGCGTTGGGGATGCCGTGCTTCACCGTGTTGCGCGGCACCGGCACGTCGATGGCGTGGTCCGCGAAGGAATCCAACACTCCCGTGACGGTGGGCGGCATGTGGCAGGCCACGCAGTCGGGCGCCCCGGCCGAGGCATGGTGGGTGTGCCGCGAGCCCTCGGCGGTCTCCTTCGCGTGACAGCCCTGGCAGCTCGCCGAACCCGCCGTGCCCCGCAGCTCATTGGCTCCGTGTTGGGCGTGGGGCGCGCTGTGGCAGGTGAGGCACGTGGCGCCTCCCTGGAGGAAGCAGCGGGACTGGATGAGCGCCTGGTACTCGAAGCTGGACGTCTTCGGACGCCCGTCATCGAAGAAGTCCCCCGAGCGCTCCTCGTCCAGCAGCACCACCATGGGCTGGTAGCTGTCCTCGTAGCGGTCTCCGGGCTTGAAGTGGTGCGGCGCGTCCAGCAACGGAAAGAGCGTGCGGTGCGGCCCATGGCACTGGCCGCACACGGCCAGGCCCTTGGCGGGAGCGAGCTTCGCGGGCTGGACGATGTCGCGCGCCAGCTGCGTCTCCACATGGCGCGAGCCCGGGCCGTGACAGCTCTCGCACGCCACGCCCGCGTCCGCGAAGCCCGTGCTCCACTGGTGGCGCTGGCGGTCGTAGTGCGTGTCGAGCCCCGTCACATGGCAGTCCAGGCACGCGTGCTGGGCGTTGCGCTGCCAGTTGGTCCAGAAGAAGGGGTGCTCCGGCGTCAGTGCCCCCTGCTTGGACTCGGAGTAGTCCACCCATTCCCCATGGCCGGTGACATGGAAGTAGATGGGCAGCACCTGCCATCGGCCATCCGGCAGATGGGTGATCGGATCCTGCATCCGCTTGCCCCCCACCACCCAGTCCACCGGGTAGTCGGCGAGCGCGCCCGTGGGGCCTCGCGTCCGCATGAAGGAGTGCGTGTCCCGCCTTGTCATCCACGCCTCGCTGGACGTGCCCTGGTAGTGGGTATTGGTGAAGTCCCCCACCACCCATTCCGGCCGGGCCTCCGAGAGCGCCCGCGCGTGCCAGTCCTGGCTCCACGCGGCATGCTCATCGACATGGCACTCGGCGCACTGGAGTGAGCCCACGTACCCCGAGGCGGGCGAGGACAGCACCGGCATCGCTGGCGAGGGAGGTGGCGCTGGCTCGGTGGCACGCTCCCGAGGCGCAGGAGATGAAGCGGCGGGCGGCGGCGCGGAAGGCGGCGGAGCGGCGTGCAGGAACGCGGCCCCCACGGCGACGAGGAGGACGACCCCAAGGACGAAGGCGGGAGCGCGGGACATATTGTGTGGGGAGTGGGGACTTCACATGACGCCAGAGGCGGTCTGGCGCACGGTCTCCTTCAATACGTCCAGGTCCACGGGCTTGTCCAGGAAGGCTCGGACCCCCAGCCGGCGCGCCTCGGCGCGCGTCTCCTCGTCCGCGAAGGACGACAAGAGGATGACGGGACAAGACAGGCCGGCCAATTGGGCCTGGGCGAGCACGTCCAGCCCCGTGCGCCCCGGCATCCGGACATCCGAGAGGATGAGATCCGGCGGCTGCAAGGGTCCCCCACACACCTGGGTCAAGGAGACGTAGTCCGCCAGCTCGTAGCCATCCTCCAGCGCCACCACCGCGTAACCCGCGCGCGCCAGCGTCAACGTCAACATCGAGCGCATCTGCTCATCATCCTCCGCCAGCAGGATGCGCAGCGGACGGGGCTCGGAGGGAAGAAAGGACATCATGGTGCACGCTCCGGACGAAGAATCTCCGCAGGTGCTCGAGCATGGCGCGTGCCAGCGCTCCACCCCGCTCCCCGCGGGACCGGGAGCGGAGGACTTCGGGGCACCCTGCCCCTCTCGGGGCATTCCGCCCCCGCTCCACCGGGCCCGAACGCCCCACGCGCCCCGCGCCATCGAGGAGAACCCTCCTTGGCACGCGCGATGCTTCGAGGAAGGAACGCGGAAGCCGCACCTCGCGGCTCTCCCTCAGGAGGCAGTGTCCATGAAGCGTTCGTCCCTGCTGCTCGGTGTGGCCGTGTCCCTGCTGTCCGTTGGCGCCTTCGCGGCCCCCAAGGAGACCCCGGCCGCCGCGAAGCCGACGACCACCACCCCGGCGAAGAAGCCCGGCAAGAAGGCCACCAAGCCCACGGAGACCCAGAAGCCGAAGATGAACCGCTCCGGCAACTGAGTACCTGTCACCCCGCGCCCTGGCCCGGAGCCGTCCGTTCCTGAACCTGGCCGGGGTGCGCACCGTTGTGGGGGCCCGGGCGCTCGTGGCAGACCCCGGAGCCTCCCCCATGAAGCTCGCCCGGAAGATCGTCCTCGCCCTCGTCCTGCTCGCCTTCGCGGTCATCGCGGGGCTGGAGACCATCGAGGTGCGGCGCGAGCTCGCCCGCTCCACGCAGGACATGCAGCATGACCACCGGCTGCTCGGCCACACGCTGGGCGGCTCCTTCGTCCGCGCCTGGGAGATGGAAGGCGAGGAAGAAGCCCTGACGCTCCTCGCGGACGCCAACCGCTTCCAGGAGCAGATCCGCCTGGGCTGGCTGTGGTTGGACTCGCGCCAGGGCACGGCCCTGCCGGCGAATGTGCTCCGCGCCCTGCGCGACGACCATGACGCGTCCTTCGTGGACGAGACCTCGGTCCCGGGCGTGCGGCGCTCCTTCACCCCGGTGACGATCGACGATCGGCGCGGCGCCATCGAGATCACCGAGCCCCTCACCGAGCAACGCCAGCACGTGCGCCAGACGATTTTGGGAACCGCCGTGGCCACGGGCGCCATCACCTTCGCCTTCTTCCTCGTCGCCATGGCCATGGGGCGCCGGCTCGTGGGCCGCCCGGTGGAACAACTCGTGGGCATGGCGCACCGCCTGGGCCAGGGCGAGCTGGACGCCCGGGTGCACCTGCACCAGAACGACGAGCTGGCCACACTCGCGGGCGCGATGAACCAGATGGCGGGGGACTTGTCCGCCGCGCGCGCGCAGGTGGACGCGGAGACGGCGGCGCGCCTGGCCACGCTCGAGCACCTGCGGCACTCGGACCGGCTGGCCACCGTGGGCAAGCTGGCCTCGGGCGTGGCGCACGAGCTGGGCACTCCGCTCAACGTGGTGCTCGGCCGGGCGCGGATGATCGTCTCCGGCGAGGCCGAGGGCGACGAGGTGCCCGAGTACGCCCGCATCATCTCCCAGCAGGTGCAGCACATGACGGGCATCATCCGCCACCTGCTGGACTTCGCCCGCCGGCGCACGCCCCAGCGCACGCCGGAGGAACTGTCCCAACTGGTGGAGCGTACGCTCTCGCTCCTGCAACCCCTGGCGGCCCGGCGGAACATCGTCCTCGCCCAGGAGTCCACGGGCCCCCTGCACCTGGAGGTGGACGCGGGACAGTTGCAACAGGCGCTCACCAACCTGGTGGTCAACGGCATGCACGCGATGAAGCAGCCGGGGACGCTGCGGGTGCGCCTGGGCCGCGCCCACGCCCTGCCCCCGGCGGAGCTGGGAGGCCCGGAGGCGGAGTGGGTGCGGCTGGACGTCGTGGACGAGGGCGAGGGCATCGCCCCGGAAGTGCTGCCCCGCGTCTTCGAGCCCTTCTTCACCACCAAGGACGTGGGCGAGGGCACGGGGCTGGGGCTGTCCGTGTCCTATGGGCTCATCCGAGACCATGGCGGGTGGATCTCCGTGAGCAGCGAGCCCGGACGCGGTAGTTGTTTCTCCATCTTCCTGCCCCCCGAAGCGGGCCAGTCACAGGAGGCCGACACATGAGCACCCCGAAGGGCCGCATCCTGGTCGTCGAGGACGAGCGCGAGATGCGCGCGCTGTTGGAGAAGGGCCTCACGCGGCGGGGCTTCCAGCCCACGGTGCTCGGGAGCGCGGCCGAGGCCTTCGCGCGGCTGGAGTCCGAGGACTTCGACACCGTGCTCACGGATTTGAGGATGCCGGGCATGGACGGGCTGGCGCTGTGCGAGCGCGTGGTGCTCAACCGGCCGGACATCCCCGTGGTGGTGGTGACGGCGTTCGGCAGCCTGGAGACGGCCGTGGCGGCCATCCGCGCGGGCGCGTACGACTTCGTGACGAAGCCGGTGGACCTGGACGCGCTGGCGCTGCTGCTGGAGCGGGCGGTGCGACACCGGGCCCTGCGCGAGGAGGTGCGGCGCCTGCGCCGGGCGCTCAGCGACGCGTCCTCGGACGGAGGCGTGGTGGGCGAGAGCCTCGCGCTGCGCCGGGTGTACGAGCTGATCGACCGGGTGGCGGACTCGGACGCGTCCGTGCTGGTGACGGGCGAGAGCGGCACGGGCAAGGAGGTGGCGGCGCGCGCGCTGCATGCCCGGAGCCGGAGACAAGCGGGGCCCTTCGTGGCCATCAACTGCGCGGCCATGCCCGAGGCGCTGCTGGAGAGCGAGCTGTTCGGCCACGCGAAGGGCGCCTTCACGGACGCCAAGGCGGCGCGCACGGGCCTGTTCGTCCAGGCGAGCGGGGGCACGCTCTTCCTCGACGAGGTGGGCGAGCTGCCCCTCACCCTCCAGCCCAAGCTGTTGCGAGCACTGCAGGAGCGCACGGTGCGCCCGGTGGGGGGGGACGCCGAGGTGCCCTTCGACGCGCGCATCGTGGCGGCGACGAACCGGGACCTGGAGCTGGCGGTGGAGGAAGACCGCTTCCGCGAGGATCTGTACTACCGGCTCAACGTCATTGGCCTGGAGTTGCCGCCGCTGCGCGCCCGGGGCAATGACGTGCTGTTGCTCGCGCAGCGCTTCCTGGAGCACTTCGCCGCGCGCAGTGGCAAGCGGGTGCGGGGCTTGAGCCCCGCGGTGGCGCAGCGGCTGTTGGCCTATGGCTGGCCCGGCAACGTGCGCGAGTTGCAGAACTGCATCGAGCGCGCCGTGGCGCTCACCACGTATGAGCAACTGACGGTGGAGGACCTGCCCGAGCGCATCCGGGACTACCGGGCCTCGAATCCGAACGCCCAGGGCAATGACGTGTCGGAGCTGGTGTCACTGGAGGAGATGGAGCGGCGCTACATCCAGCGCGTCATCGAGACGGTGGGAGGCAGCCGCACGCTCGCCTCGCGCATCCTGGGAGTGGATCGCAAGACGCTCTACCGGAAGCTCGGCCGGCGCCACCCCGTGGCCGCCGCCCTCGCCGCCGAGGACAAGGACGACGCCAAGGAGTAGGCGCGCGCCTGGAAGCATGGACGGGGGCGCGGAGCGTGGTTATTGTCGCGCTGTTCGGTGCGCTCGGGAGAACGCATTGGACCCGGACGAGAGGTGCGCCGTACCCGGTTACGACAAGACGACGCCTACGAAGGAGTCATGTCATGTCGTGGGTTCTCCTGGTCGTCGCCGGGTTGCTGGAAGTCTGCTGGGCCATCGGCCTCAAGTACACCGATGGTTTCTCCAAGCTCCTCCCCAGTCTTCTCACCATCACCGCACTCGGCGCACAACCTGTCTTCCGGGAAGTCTTCGGTCCAATATGAGGGGATGGACCAGGGCGCACCCAAGACTCGACGAGAGTGCTCGAGACGGCCGAGTCGATGGGAGGCGCTGGTTCCGGAAGGCGTAGGCGCGTTTCGGCCAGGGGCCTTCGCCACCGTGGGCCTGGGAGTGGACAATGCGCGCTGACTTGCCTCGGGCCCGATGGTCGGGCCTGCTGCTCGCCATGGCCCTGCTGTCCACCGGCTGCGTGTCGCTGACGCCACCATCCGGCCGGGGAATGAGCCTGCGTTACACGCCGCGCGAGCCTGTCCCTCCCGTGTCGGCGGCGGGACCGGGCGTGGAGTCTCCGCATGCCCTCCCCGCCCCGCCTGGGCCCGAGACACCGCAGCGGATGCACCAGCGCCGGGCCTCCCGGGAGGAGGTGACGACGGTAGCCCCGGACAGCGCGCGAAGGGGCGCGTGGCAGAGGGCCCTCGCGGCCCAGCTGGCATTTCG from Melittangium boletus DSM 14713 includes the following:
- a CDS encoding HEAT repeat domain-containing protein; the protein is MSRAPAFVLGVVLLVAVGAAFLHAAPPPSAPPPAASSPAPRERATEPAPPPSPAMPVLSSPASGYVGSLQCAECHVDEHAAWSQDWHARALSEARPEWVVGDFTNTHYQGTSSEAWMTRRDTHSFMRTRGPTGALADYPVDWVVGGKRMQDPITHLPDGRWQVLPIYFHVTGHGEWVDYSESKQGALTPEHPFFWTNWQRNAQHACLDCHVTGLDTHYDRQRHQWSTGFADAGVACESCHGPGSRHVETQLARDIVQPAKLAPAKGLAVCGQCHGPHRTLFPLLDAPHHFKPGDRYEDSYQPMVVLLDEERSGDFFDDGRPKTSSFEYQALIQSRCFLQGGATCLTCHSAPHAQHGANELRGTAGSASCQGCHAKETAEGSRHTHHASAGAPDCVACHMPPTVTGVLDSFADHAIDVPVPRNTVKHGIPNACNACHTHAQASPEAMDAALAKWWPRAKTRQARRTRLADALAVKTAADSRPALEQVVADTKEAPSLRGAAARLLAQRFRRDAVPALKAALVTARDSGLRSDLVSALASTGVREVADVLAPLLDDSSLWVRQAAAIALAGAGDARGTRVLESLASDSASEGLPVPHIVLGQLALRRGDLATGTRQLERSLDLQPYNTSVLVLLADAYARQGDMSRARERLDEALRFDPQNRGARQRMNLLQRGPGR
- a CDS encoding response regulator, which codes for MMSFLPSEPRPLRILLAEDDEQMRSMLTLTLARAGYAVVALEDGYELADYVSLTQVCGGPLQPPDLILSDVRMPGRTGLDVLAQAQLAGLSCPVILLSSFADEETRAEARRLGVRAFLDKPVDLDVLKETVRQTASGVM
- a CDS encoding sensor histidine kinase, with amino-acid sequence MKLARKIVLALVLLAFAVIAGLETIEVRRELARSTQDMQHDHRLLGHTLGGSFVRAWEMEGEEEALTLLADANRFQEQIRLGWLWLDSRQGTALPANVLRALRDDHDASFVDETSVPGVRRSFTPVTIDDRRGAIEITEPLTEQRQHVRQTILGTAVATGAITFAFFLVAMAMGRRLVGRPVEQLVGMAHRLGQGELDARVHLHQNDELATLAGAMNQMAGDLSAARAQVDAETAARLATLEHLRHSDRLATVGKLASGVAHELGTPLNVVLGRARMIVSGEAEGDEVPEYARIISQQVQHMTGIIRHLLDFARRRTPQRTPEELSQLVERTLSLLQPLAARRNIVLAQESTGPLHLEVDAGQLQQALTNLVVNGMHAMKQPGTLRVRLGRAHALPPAELGGPEAEWVRLDVVDEGEGIAPEVLPRVFEPFFTTKDVGEGTGLGLSVSYGLIRDHGGWISVSSEPGRGSCFSIFLPPEAGQSQEADT
- a CDS encoding sigma-54-dependent transcriptional regulator, producing MSTPKGRILVVEDEREMRALLEKGLTRRGFQPTVLGSAAEAFARLESEDFDTVLTDLRMPGMDGLALCERVVLNRPDIPVVVVTAFGSLETAVAAIRAGAYDFVTKPVDLDALALLLERAVRHRALREEVRRLRRALSDASSDGGVVGESLALRRVYELIDRVADSDASVLVTGESGTGKEVAARALHARSRRQAGPFVAINCAAMPEALLESELFGHAKGAFTDAKAARTGLFVQASGGTLFLDEVGELPLTLQPKLLRALQERTVRPVGGDAEVPFDARIVAATNRDLELAVEEDRFREDLYYRLNVIGLELPPLRARGNDVLLLAQRFLEHFAARSGKRVRGLSPAVAQRLLAYGWPGNVRELQNCIERAVALTTYEQLTVEDLPERIRDYRASNPNAQGNDVSELVSLEEMERRYIQRVIETVGGSRTLASRILGVDRKTLYRKLGRRHPVAAALAAEDKDDAKE
- a CDS encoding SMR family transporter, which encodes MSWVLLVVAGLLEVCWAIGLKYTDGFSKLLPSLLTITALGAQPVFREVFGPI